A part of Acidimicrobiales bacterium genomic DNA contains:
- a CDS encoding helix-turn-helix transcriptional regulator: MASAADTLRSARTRAGLSVRQLAQQSGVAESRISDYEHGRHQPSVAMLQRLLDAAGHDLIAVRRARVDPERNARVFADVLSLVDAVPFAEMHERSGRGRPDPPRWSDLVGDPAREG, encoded by the coding sequence GTGGCCTCCGCCGCGGACACCTTGCGCTCGGCCCGGACCCGGGCGGGGCTGTCGGTCCGCCAGCTGGCCCAGCAGAGCGGCGTGGCGGAGTCCCGCATCAGCGACTACGAGCACGGGCGCCACCAACCATCGGTCGCGATGCTGCAGCGCCTGCTCGACGCCGCCGGTCACGACCTGATCGCCGTCCGGCGGGCCCGGGTCGACCCGGAGCGCAACGCCCGCGTCTTCGCCGACGTGCTGAGCCTCGTCGACGCCGTCCCGTTCGCGGAGATGCACGAGCGCAGCGGGCGAGGCCGACCCGACCCGCCCCGATGGTCGGACCTGGTCGGGGACCCCGCTCGGGAGGGATGA
- a CDS encoding type II toxin-antitoxin system PemK/MazF family toxin: protein MTVMLSFRADEEDVAEADRWASRLGVERSQLLREALTSHLARLAAESDAGAYATQPVTPEETSLDGADDWGPAEDWADWANGRMGGTVQRGEIWFAEVPAGGDRPVLVLTRGPVADRIERVVVAALTRTRRGVVSELALTVAEDDVPSDCVVSFDNLHTLPRLAFRRRITSLSVQRMARACVSLRAALAC, encoded by the coding sequence ATGACAGTCATGCTGAGCTTCCGGGCCGACGAGGAGGACGTGGCCGAGGCAGATAGGTGGGCCAGTCGGCTCGGCGTCGAACGCTCGCAACTGCTCCGGGAGGCGCTGACCTCTCACCTCGCCCGGTTGGCGGCCGAGTCGGACGCGGGCGCCTACGCGACCCAGCCTGTGACCCCGGAGGAGACGTCCCTGGACGGTGCGGACGATTGGGGGCCCGCCGAGGACTGGGCCGACTGGGCGAATGGGCGGATGGGCGGGACCGTGCAGCGGGGTGAGATCTGGTTCGCCGAGGTTCCGGCAGGTGGGGACCGTCCGGTCCTGGTCCTGACCCGGGGGCCGGTCGCCGACCGCATCGAGCGGGTCGTCGTCGCGGCCCTGACCCGCACGAGGCGTGGCGTCGTGTCGGAGCTGGCCCTGACCGTCGCTGAGGACGATGTCCCGTCGGACTGCGTCGTCTCCTTCGACAACCTCCACACGTTGCCCAGACTCGCCTTCCGCCGACGGATCACATCGTTGTCGGTGCAACGCATGGCCCGGGCCTGCGTGTCCCTACGGGCCGCCCTCGCGTGCTGA